The sequence TCCTGACCAAACGGGGACTCCTGACCGCCGAGGCGAGCCAGGCGACCGTCCAGAAGATCGAAGATACAGGAGGCAAAGATCAGCATAATGGCCCGCTGGTACATAGGGTAAGCGGTTCCGAAGGAGTCCATCTGCATGCCATTGAAAATAGTCAGTACAGCAAAGAAGCCGCAGCAGAGATTGCCGGCGGTCATCAGGTTGGGCAGGAGATAGATTTTAGGTTCCTCGCGTTCTTCTTGCATCGACGTAGCTTGAGCATAGTTGAGGGCGGATAAACAGTGGAAAATTACCGCCCGGTTAAACTAGTGTACGTGCAATTTTCAAAAATGGTTTCTTTTTTACTGCGAAAACTGGCCTGAGTGTATGTATCTTGCGCCCAGACATGGCTGACCTTACTGCGAACACCACAATGGCGGAGATCACCTCCACTTTCCCTGGCTCCAAGCGCGCTCTCTTTGCTCGCTATCATATCGGGGGCTGTAGCTCTTGTGCCTATAGGGATGACGAGACTTTAGCCGAGGTTTGTGAGCGCAACGAGATCAAGGCTGATGAGGCAATCGAGTACATCCTTGAGAGTCACGAAGTGGACAAAGCCATGTTGATCTCTCCTCAGGAGGTGAAAGCTCTCATGGATTCGGGTGAAGAGGTTCTCTTACTGGATACCCGAACACGTGAAGAGCATGAGGCGGTCGCGATCGCAGGCTCCAAATTCATGACGCAGGAGTACCAGCAGGAATTGTTTGGGACCTGGGGCAAAGACAGGCTGATAGTGCTCTATGATCACACTGGGGGGCGCGTACTAGATACCTGTGCCTGGTTCCAGGGTCATGGTCTCAAGGGGGCCCGCGGCATGACCGGCGGCATTGATGCCTGGAGCAAGGAAGTCGACAAAAGCGTGCCGCGATATAGGTTGGAGATGGAGTGATGTTTCGCTGGATTCTAAACAAGCTAAAAGGTCGCCCAGATGTGACTCAGGCCGGAACTGCACCCGGGCGCGTAAGTATTGATCTTACATTCGAGGAATTGCATCGTAATTATGATATAAGAACCTCTGAGTTTAAGGGCTTGAGTCTATCTAGTATTCGGCAAGAGGCTAGATTAGCGCATTGGATCGGGGCGTCCGACTATTCGGGATTTATTAGAGAGAGATCCCTGAGATTTATCATTGATCATTTCCAGGAGGGGGACGAAGAGCGTATAATGTTGAGGTTGTCGGATTGGGTTCCGCAAATCAGCTCAATTGCTTCAGATTGGATTATAGCCAATTTTAATCAGCTTCCATTATCAGCAATTTATGCCAATCAGAGAATCATTCTGTATCTTTCTCGAAAAGCGAGAGTGGTCACAAAACCTGCATATAAGGTAATCCAGCGAGATGTTTTGGAGCGTGTTTCTCATCTGGATGAGGAATGTTTTTTTAAGTTTGATTTAGCTTTCCGTAAGTATTTGTACAAGCTCTCTATGAATGGTGACCAGAAGCTTCGTCCGTGGATGATGTCTGATAGTGACCCCAGAAACCGCTTGTTACTTTTGAATCTCATTGGGGAGTGTGACCGGTTGACTGACACTGAAGTCGCAGCTTTCGAGTCCGATAGGTCGGCTCTTGTTAGGCGTCGTTATCTCTATTACTTGTTGTCACAAGGAAAGATGGCCTCAGAAGATTTTTTGTGGTCCATGGCTTTGCATAAGAGCAAGGGTTTAAGGGATCTCGGGAGATACTATT is a genomic window of Rubritalea squalenifaciens DSM 18772 containing:
- a CDS encoding rhodanese-like domain-containing protein — its product is MADLTANTTMAEITSTFPGSKRALFARYHIGGCSSCAYRDDETLAEVCERNEIKADEAIEYILESHEVDKAMLISPQEVKALMDSGEEVLLLDTRTREEHEAVAIAGSKFMTQEYQQELFGTWGKDRLIVLYDHTGGRVLDTCAWFQGHGLKGARGMTGGIDAWSKEVDKSVPRYRLEME